From Ictalurus punctatus breed USDA103 chromosome 2, Coco_2.0, whole genome shotgun sequence:
ATATCCAACAGCACCAATGGAACCTGCGCTGGAAGCCAGTCAGGCATCAGCATAGCCGGTGTCCTTATCCCGCTCATATACATCATCGTGTGCATCATCGGCCTTGGTGGGAACACTCTGGTGATCCACATTGTCCTGCACTACTCCAAGACAGAATCTGTTACCAACATCTACATCCTTAATCTGGCCATCGCTGATGAGCTGTTTATGCTCAGCCTTCCCTTCCTGGCTGTCCAGAATGCCATGACATCCTGGCCCTTCGGATCCTTCATGTGCCGTCTGGTGATGACCGTTGATGGGATCAACCAGTTCACCAGCATTTTCTGCCTGACGGTGATGAGTATCGACCGCTACCTGGCTGTGGTGCACCCCATCCGCTCATCAAGGTGGAGGAGACCGCAGGTAGCCAAGGCTGTGAATGGTTCCGTGTGGGCGATGTCCTTTATAGTGGTTCTGCCGATGGTGGTCTTCGCTGGTGTGTTTGAGAATGGAGGGACTTGCAACATCAACTGGCCAGAGACGTGTAGCATCTGCCGTGCTGCGTTTATCATCTACACCTCCACTGTAGGGTTCTTCTTCCCCCTGCTGGTTATCTGCATGTGCTACCTGCTCATCGTCTTCAAGATCCGCAGCTCGAGCAAAAAGGTCCACGCTACATCGAACAAACGGCGCAAGTCTGAGCGCAAAGTAACACGCATGGTGGTGATCGTGGTGGCTGTGTTCGTCTTCTGCTGGCTGCCATTCTACGCCCTGAACATCATAAACCTGATTGTGTTTCCACCACCCAGTGAGCTGCAGGGATTCTACTACTTTGTGGTGGTGCTGTCCTACGCCAACAGCTGTGCCAACCCCATCGTCTACAGCTTCCTCTCTGACAACTTCAAACGAGGCTTTCGGAAGGCTCTGTGCCGCTCGTCGAGAAAGGTTGAGAGCCACGAACCAGCAGAACGTCAGGAACAGGAGGAGCGCAGGCAGATACTGATGCCCCGTGAGAGTTTGCGCAGAGCCGTAAgagaagatgaagatgaggatgaagaagaggacAGGGAGGAAGTTACAGAGATGACCGAGATCTGCAAGATCACTCAGAACGGGAACGGCAGCGCACAGTGCACTCGTGCTTTGCTGTCCGAGAGGCCGTTAGCTCCAGGGCTTTCAGAGCCGAGCTCTCCACGAGGAGATGGGATTGGGAAAGGACCTGGATTTGGGACGAACACAGCATTGctgaatggtgtgaaaaatggaaatgtgaagCCGCTGCCAGAGGAACCTGTAGAAAAGAACACGTCATTGGAGATCAGCTACTTGTaaaacctgtaaaaaaaaaaaaaaattgttttctttcttattatGTGACAGAGCCCCAGTATTTCTATACTTTTATCTTATATGATTCTGTCACAACTGGAGCTTTGCTGAAATTTTAGTTCAAACCTGTGTGTATCTGACAAAGTCCGGTGTAAATTGTGTAAATGATATAATATTCCTTAGTGACTTGTTGTTGTACACCAGAAAGTTTTTAAGCCAAGCTCATGACTGTTCTTTCAGATTCCCTAGATGGCTTTTAGAGGGTTTTTCATTCAGCCTGACTGATACCTGAACAGACACAAATCTGATTTCCACATATACTCAAGTGTAATTAAATCAGAAATAATTTATTACAAACAGAGCTGCATGACTTCATGCTGCAAGTCAAGACATTACACCTCCATTAAACCTTGTACAAGATGATGAAGAAAGAAATCTGTCTGGTTGTTTGCCATGCTTCTCGAGCCGTGGTCATCTGCATACGTTATGGATCAGTTCATGGTGGATATTTTTATTCCAGTGTTTATTCCAACATTTTAATACTCCAAGCAGAAAATTtacaagcaaaaagaaaatgtaaaacatttatcCTTTACAAAAGAAATCAAATTGTGTTTTTAAGATGGTGCTTATGgaaatgttgattaattttctataacagcagctctgacagaagtGCAGCTgcagatcacaggtttatattaatacgttAATAGTTATATctaatacgttatggtttctagagtaacagctcattcacagggacgtgtacagtgGACGCTCCATGTAAACGGTaatgtgaagttttctgtaaattaaacatttatggaaggagtctccagtgccagcactttgtaacagtcagaggtaaagctgtaagtttaagTTTTTCAACATCTTtttgagagaataaagagatgctgctgagggaacgactgtttatagctgctataacgtaatcaacaacaggaactaacttgtttcactgaCGTTgcagaacattaaatgtaactataaatggataaaaaaactATGGGCATGTTgtattgttggtaaattgctgtggtagaagaggaataaaacacttcctctAGTCTCTTTTAGATCATCTAAAcaggtttggatttttttttccagtttggGATTGTTATCTTGTAGTAGGATACACTCACGTTTTATTCTTTGTtcattctgggtttttttttaattctttgtaGATAAGTTGTACGAGAggtttgttattttcttattcAGACACACTGAGTGGGCTGTGTACACTTTTGCACTCATCCATATATTCACTTACAACTATGTGCAAATTTGATGTCTTTGAcaaaagatctttaagagcaccAGCAACGTCATGTTCAAGTGCCTCCTATTGCAAACATACTGTTTACTCATACTCCACCCAcgcaacaacacacacacacacacacacacacacagagggacgtTTGCGTCCAGCCTCGTAAGTCCACACACTTAACATTCAGAGATGTTTTGTGAAAGAGCTGTAAATAAGACTTCTCTCTCTGAACATTTACACAGATTATAAAGGGTCCACCTCTGCTTTCACACACAACGCAATTCACACCAAGCTTAAAGTTATTACAGGTTATGTTAGAGACAGCGCAGTGCCATTGATGCCTTCCTCAagcctgagggggaaaaaatcattcCCTCTTATATATCTTCTTTCTTAAAATCTTCATGTACTTAACTGTTTTGAGTCtgctggtcagaaggtgttgaattttctataacagcagctctggcagtagtgcagctgcaaattatgggtttatattaatgcgctcattcaaatacgttattgtttctatagtaacagctattaataaacagattattattattattattaataataataataataataataataataaacagatctaaacaaaaaacattgctCTGTAAGGGGATGTTTATAgaaaatttatggaaggagtctccagtgtcagcgctttttaacagtcagagataaagctgtaactttaataTTTCCGACATTTTCAGGACCAATGAGTTAAAGCTACTTcgcggtttcttggtaacatgacaggctgcttttttttaaaatttatctTATTAatttgaagagagagaataaagagagtcTGGTGAGTGAAAGActtgtttgtagctgctataatgtaagtgacaacaggacctaacttgttttgttgatgttgcacaacattaaatgtcgATCTTTAATCAatattgctgtgatataagaggaaagAAACACTTGGAGATGTGCTTTTACAGGAAAAGAATCAAGTGCAGATATAGCGATGCTGCAGTGCtggtgtgtgtacagtatttcacaacACTTTCTGTGGGCAGCGCCGCATTAATGAAGCGACCCACCCTCTGATTGTAATACATCTCTGTGATTCATTGGATGTTTGCGACCCACTGAGACCCACCCACCAGCGCATTACTCACCTCTTGGCTCAGATTTAATTCAGGCCTGAACGCAAACAAAGCCATTAGCTCACATGAGTGAGAATGCAAAGCTAGCCCACGGCTCCTTCAGCCCTGctttcacttctctctctctctctctctctctctctctctctctctctctctctctctctctctttctctctctgtctctctctctctcctctctctttctctctctctgtcagtgttTATTTCACAACCGCTTGGGGAGAATATGTTtaggaaatgtatttatttataaaaaaaaaataaaaaaaaaatgtctgaataCAGTGCCCTGTTTGTGCTCTTAGTGTCCGTGAGCCATGTGCTGTTCTTTTCATcgttttttcgtttgtttgtttttcagcatgATCATGTGggcttttctcttttctctcttttgtctTTGGAGAAGATGAAGATGGAGGCTCGAGGTCAGAAACAGTGGACATTTTTATTCAGCTGAGTGGTGAATCTGTATTacatatctttttttattattatttctttaaatcTGTGTAGTAGGTGAAGTTCAGCCCAAATCCTAGATTtctatatttcattaaaaaaaatctgtgaaataaatattttatcaaTGTTTACTGTCATTGTGCGTCTTTCCTTTCCAACTAATACAAGTTCAATTCATGAATCCCTTAGAAATATCACATCAAGTGCTTAACCATTAAAATGGTTAAGATTATTAACACTATTTGCTtagttatattttttattattgcccTATACATGTAACTTTACTGgtggaataaaacaaaaagcaaaccATTGTAAAATGAGTAGAAATTTTAGATCAATTCACCTTTGTTCAATATATTTTCACTAGCTAATATAtctctttttttgcatttaatacTTTCCCTGGATGCagaactgaagaacccttaagagttctaaatctgattttttttttttctaagaatgtAGATATTTACATTGCACAAAATGTCCGCaacatttagcattttaaaCTAGTTTTACTAGAACCCTTTCTTAAAATGAAACACCATAATTTACAGTTGTACACAGAAACCTTAAGTCTTTCTGCAGagagacaaaccaaagaaccgtttagggttctagatttaaccGTTCTATGAACCTGATTGTGGCTGTTAACAGCGTCTTCTTCTGAATCATGACTCAGTTCAAACATTTGCGTTAACACCAATGTTATAGGTTTGAGCAATTTTCTCAAATaaatttgtattttcagtttTCATTAGAAATTCAGTTTAGTTACTGCTTATTTCAGTTTGTTGACTTATGACTTACATATTTAAGTTTTAGTTCCTTTTAGTAATTTGAGTTCAGAACATTTCCTCTCTGATCTAACTTACTTGTGTCAAACATCTTGTTTGGTCtgtatgcaaaaataaataacttctCTGGCTGACTGGGAGACTATTAGATGTATAGCTCTATAGTATAATTAAGTATCAAACTTAATTTATGATACTGGCCTGGGTCTTTTGATAAGaagaatgaattaatgaataaatgaatgaattgcaCGCTAGTCTTGTaatttaatcttatttattcatttatttaatttaaactgtTCTTAAATATAATTATGCTGGTGTTCACTTCCACAAAACCTGTCCTTCTGCTCCTGGAAGTACAGAACTGGTGTGTGAGTTCTTTTGCTTGAAGTTCTGGAACACCCGTGAAACAAGTTCAAAATTCAAGATtttacttacattatagcagctataaacagttgttccctcaccagcctctctttattttctgagAAGAatagcacaaaaaaacacacacacacacaaaacgagaaaccacaaagcaaaATCTCGAAGATGTTTGAAAACTTTTGTGGAAAATTTACAgttttacttctgactgttacaaagaactgacactggagactccttacataaatgtGAATGAactctccttacagaaaacttcaccatatcaaagattttttaaaaaatctattcatGTGGACCGTCTTTTGTACACATCgcagtgaatgagctgttactatagaaatgataatgtattagaacgagcacattaatataaacctgtgatttgcagctgcactactgtcagagctgacCTTATACACTCCTCTGATTCGAGAATTCTGTGATATTGGAATTAAAAACGGCATATTTGCCCTCTGTCCGTGtaagatataataataaaataattaagatTCCTTTCATGTCTTAAAGTGATGGGAGCTGCCTTTGGATGAACAGTGAatgaaaaatgtgaaatttCATCTTGTCTTTAATGTGGCGTTAATCACAGCTCTGCCTCCACACCACTCCGTATTCTGCTGCATGACCTGTAGATGATTGGGAAGTGAATGACAGGTGGAGATGTAAAGCAGCTCCTGGCACTTCATCTCTCCTAATTGCGGTTCTTTATGAGTGCTGAGAGGAATGTCGCCAAAAGaggcaaattaaatgtcaccGCCCCTAATTTGCTCTCATCTCACTATCACACACAGCAAGAGTGTCTGGTGTGTTTATTACTCAGGGCCATCTCCTATTTCCTGTCGTGTGGAGAAAAGGCTGAGCGTTTACTGCAGCTGCAGGTGAGCTGAATGCGTCATGGTGGTTAAATGCTGCTGTTTCTGTCTGAGGTGAGAGTTCAACAGAGAAAGGGACTTTATTCAGAAAGAGGGTGTGAAATGTTCAGCTAAAACTTCAAAATCTCTATAACCATACAATAATCTGTAGAGAATAATAACACCAAAGAAATTACcataaatggcaaaaaaaaatctctacacCTTTATGAATTACATGAATATGCATTAATGTGTATGAATAAGCAAATTTTGGCACGTTCCCCCAGTCCTCCTACTAGCCTAGGTTCTATCATTGTTCTGGATTCCCATCTCACTCTCTggtcatttgcatatcaaatgTGATTGGACCTATCcgtcaattcaattcagttttatttgtgtagtgctttcaacaatggacattgtcacaaagtagttttacagaaatccagatacaGATTtaaatttatctctaatgagcaagtcagaggtgatggtgatgaggaaAAACTCTGAGATGACATGCGAAAGAcaacttgagaggaaccggattCAAAAGGGAACCAAGGGTGACACCGGTTAGTGTTTAAAGAGGACATTTGATATTTTCCTATATTTGGAAAGCTGACAGGGGTCATGGTcagtttttttaatcaggggtttgataactgTTCAAAGGATTTACATACATAGTCAGTGCTAAGAGAGGAAATTCTTATTTAAATAGGGGTTTGATTGCACTGCATTGATTTGGAGCAAATGCTGTGTGAATAAAATAGGgctgatgtggtcatatcttctggttatAGTAAGGATTCTAGCAgatgcattctggactaactgtgGCTTGTTTATGCAcatactggaacatccagagaTTTAGGCAATACAATAATCCAACCTGCATCAtatagtgacattatatttcttattttagcaATATTTCTTAGATGGCTATCCTAGTCAGATTACCcacatgagcttcaaatgaaagactggcatcaataatcacaccaatttattttactgctgcacatgatgaaacagaaaggactgagttactatgtaatcagaaagcttacttttagctgcatgtggtcccagtacaagtacttctgtcttgacAGAATTATGTAGGATGAAATTACTTAGAATCCATTGTCCAAGGTCCTTTAAACATTCCTCAATTTTTTGAAGTTGGTATCTCTCATCTGGCTTTGTTGAAAGCAAGGTTTGATTATGACATTGGTGGGGACATAAAATCAGTCTGCAGAGACAACATGTGCCTATTCAAAGCTTTCATTTCAAACAGACATGGATGAATCATACAACATCAGCCTAACATTCGTCACTATACTGAATCTCACTACTAACATATCACCATGTCATTGTTCGACCTCACCTGTGACCCTGCCTCTCCACCTGCCTCTCTTCCTTCTCTGTGCAAGATACTACCTGGCAGGACTGCTTCTGTCACATTGATGCATGCCACATGAACATTGAGGAAAAACATTTATGGCTTAGTTAAGTactattattaccattattgtTGACTGTACACATTAGAAAttgagaaaatattttaagtgaTTTACACTTTGACTTGTAAAGTAGCTTCTAATGTCcgctcatgtgtgtgtgtgtgtgtgtgtgtgtgtgtgtgtgtgtgtgtgtgtgtgtgtgtgtatttgacaGTTAGGCTAATTTGGTGATATGCTGAGTCAGGATGGTAGCCAAGAAAAGAAAggttggcacacacacacacacacacacacacacacacacacacacacacacacacacacactcagactaACGTTTAGACTTGCCACTCATCCCATTTATGATGCGCATCCAGTTGATGGACCTTTGGCACTTCGTACAACCAGATGTAGCTTTAGTCTCTCACACGTTATCAAGAAACGGCAAAGCCAATCCTACCAAGTGGGTTAAGGAGGCAGGACTTTTAGTAGCGAAAGAGATCTGTTAACCGTTTGAGTCCCACAAATTGTGTTGCTGTCTGTCTTTGCCAGGACGCTCTTGTAAAAGAGATTCTTTATCTCAATGAGACTTTTCCTGGTTGAATTAAggttactttcttttttttttaataaaaaccacaagacacagacagacaacagTGAGGGGGTTTGATAACTGTTCAAAGGATTTACATACATAGTCAGTGCTAAGAGAGGAAATTCTTATTTAAATAGGGGTTTGATTGCTTCTGAAATgatctgtttgaagaaatgtGTAGGTAGGGGATCTAGTACAGAAGTTGTTGATTTTACAGAGGGAATTAGTGAAATTAAGTTTCTAATCACTGATCTAATGTTGTTTGTTCCAATTATGTTGTCATCTGCATGGTTAGTTATCAAATAGACTGTATTTAATAGTCTGAATTGTTTGCCTAATATTTTCAATGTTATTGTTAGCATTAAATTACAGGTGTTTCCACCATAACGAGTCggtcttatctatctatctatctatctatctatctatctatctatctatctatctatctatatctgtctGTGTAGTTAACAATCTGTACACACTTGTATATATGAATTTACTTACACAGTGTCTcctttgttctgtttgtttgctGCTTGCTTTCCTTCCTTTACTTTGATATTAATGTGAtaagtacacaagtgggaagacaatattattacacacacacacacacacacacacacacacacacacacacacacacacacacacacacacacacaaacgcacacaaagacaaactcacacacacagtttcaatAAGCGccaaataccacacacacacacacacacacacacacacacacgcacacacacacatgcacacacacacacagatacgcaCAGTTTCAATAAGCAccaaataccacacacacaaacacacacacacacacacacacacacacagtttcaatAAGCGccaaataccacacacacacacacacacacacacacacacacacacacacacacacactgacacacacacacacacacgacttcATCTGCCTTGTTGGTCTCGGAGGGAATGAGTCATGTTGCTAAGAGACCGAGAGTCTGGCAGCgcaggagaaggagagaaaaagcAAAGTTTTGTGCGATGTTATTAGTCGGAGAGAAGGGAGCAGGTAAGTGGGTGGATGGAGCAACAATCTGCCACAGAATGGAGATGGAGGCAAGGACAGGAGGAGGTACAATAACACATAAACCGAGCTGTTaggaaaatattttaattatcatATGTGTATGATTCAGAAAGTTTAGAAGAAGAGGAGCATTCGTTTACGTCATGGACTCTTCATTTCAATGTGACTTAATATGGAGTGTGATTTGGTTTGGTGATTTTTGTCATCTCATTAACAAAGACATAAGCAatgaagaaacacacacattggtTTAACACACATCGTGGCTGAAATATCAGCTCCCAGATTTACTCTCAGTTTATTTCTGTTGgttacactttttatttatggttttttttttttttttttttttttttttttacagtagatCATGTTTTTTGGCACAACAATATTACTGTTTGATTTTTGAGCTGAGCTCTGCCATATTTGTGTTTCTGAGCACTAAAGTCCAGACTGAGGCATGACTAAAACATGATTAAAAGGAGGTCTGTAAACAAACCCAAGGAGTCAAACCTATACTTGAGTTTTTCAGATGCttttaaaagaataaatctGTCAGCAGTCACTGAATGGAAGGAATGTGTATGAAATAGACAGATATCAGTATCTTCACTTCAGCAACTCAATCAAAAAGAATCATTCATCTGTGAATAAAACATACACTGGATTCAGAACGCATTCAGACCCCTTAATTCTCTCCTAATTTTGTTATATTGCCGCCTAGAAAATCAACAAACATCCATAATTATACATCATGCATGTTTTCCCAATGTTTTGGAAATGTATTAAAACATAAATGCTCAAATATCACATTGCTTTGTTGAAGTCCACTGGAAGAAATGACAGCTTTCAGTCTTCTTGGGTTTGGCACAACTAGATTTGGAgatcttctcctcttcctccctgCAGAACCTCTTAAGATCTGGCAGGGTGGATGGAATTCCACAAGGATGGAAAAGTCCATCTGATGAGTGGTTTCCTGTTGGTTTAAGACTTGGAGATTCAGGCCAAATACTTCAATCATGATTTCATTAGACCACAATCTAGTTCCTCATTGTTTGAGGCAGAGATTTAGGAGCCTTCTGATGATCTTCAAGTAAGCCATTATGTGGTTTTCACTGAGCAgtgaaagtgcttttttttttacatagtgttgtgggtggggggagggggggctcCTTAACCAACACTCGTGTGTCATACCACATAATAACTCcttaataccacttccagcagcaaccttagttttctgCAAGAGGTCTCCCATACATGTACTAGCCAGGCTCAACCCTaattagcttcagtgggaaatcaggcaagaactgcagggagaaaTGGCTCTGACAACGGTTTAAGAGGAGTCTCAATGGTTCCACAGCATTTAAGAATGGTAGATGCCCCTGTGTTCCTCAGGACCTGTTTACCTtgtggcttgtttttttttttctttttttttttttttttttttttttttgctttcacatgctttttgtgtgtctgtctgatGTGCTACTGTGAGACCAAGTGGGAGATTTTGTGAATGGAATGTCAATTAGTGAATCAatatcagagagagaggggggggggggggggggggggggaggaaaaCATTATCAGAGAACATTTCCCGGAGCATTTAACACTTGAAGGTGTTCTGTGATTAGACCTATTTATCGTCCTTATATTCATTCTACTGGAAATAGATTTCCTTAATACATAGCAAAGCTCATGGTCTTAAATTTTGCTGTTCAAACATTcacagtgaaaaacaaacaaacacacacacacacacacatacacagcctCAGTGTGGGTTTATTACGCACTGTGGTTGATAGTCACACATATGGTGCTTATCAGTTGGCCTGAACCTCCATCCTTCCCCCCCATTACACTTAATCACCGGAAATGTTCCAGCTGATTGGGCCTCGACACCTCATCTACCCATGATGCACCAGCTGCACTCTGATGGACTCATCAATCACAACCAAGCCCTCGTACCTCAGCAGTTGTCTCAGAGATAATGCCTGAGATCTGGCAGCATCTtctaaaacacagacacagaatttATCTGTTTAcggccatatatatatatatatatatatatatatatatatatatatatatatatatatatatatatatatatatatatatatatatattcccagTAACATCCATAACAACTTTCAAACAATCTATTAAGACAGATTAATTGTTACCCAACTCCTAAACCTTAACTTTGTGTTCACACAATGTTTATTAgtaagtgggagagagagagagagagagagagagagagagagagagagagagagagagagagagtgtttctTGCAGGATATTAATTCAGACTGATGTGAAGGCTTGAAGAGCTGGCATGCATTCACCGTCTAATTGAATACAGAAAAAAAGGTGTGAAATATGTGGGCAGCCAGTGATTTGAGGTTGTGTACTGCTAATGAGATTTCTGCTAGGATTCAACTCTGCATAATAAAGAGAATGGCTTATGATGAACATATTAAAAAGACATCTTTCATCAGGACATGCTTGTAAGCAGAACTGACTGATTCATACAGGTCACCGCTAAAGAGCTTTTATTAATTATaacaaaatctttatttaaaaaaaaaaacctgaaacagAATACATATCCAGAACTACTTATATtagttacacacacatattatatataatatatactcagcaaaaaaagaaacatcctctcacattcaactgcttttgtttccagcaaatttcttaacatgtgtaaatatttgtattaacataaaaatattcaacatattttttatatatttataagagacataaactgaacaagtttcacagacatttgaggaacagaaacggaataatgagtccctgaacaaaggtgggggggggtcaatattaaaagtaacagtcagtatgtggtggcctccagctgctttaagtactacagtgcatctcatcctcgtGGACTGCACCACATTTGTCatttcttgctgtgagatgttactccactcttccaccaaggcatctgcaagttctcgatcacgtctgggggacaCATGggtacatgtaattttccactgcagggaCGATctgctgtccttcctgtctacctgtagcactgtctcatgcgtcttacattacagacattgcagtttattgctctgaacacatctgcagtcctcatgcctccctgcagcaggcctatggcatgttcaagCAGGTGAACAGGAACCCTActcatctttcttctggtgtttttcagagtcagtagaaaggtctctttaatGTCCtatgttattgtaactgtgacctttaTTGCCTAATGCCTGTAAACtattagtgtcttaaggactgttccacaggtgcatgtgcaataattgtttatggttcattgaacaagcatgaaaaacattgtttaaaccctttccaataaagatctgtgaagcttatttagattttacaaaattatctttaaaatacagtctcctgaaaaagggatgtttcttttttgctgagtatgtacacatacatatattgtgtgtgtgtgtgtgtgtgtgtgtgtgtgtgtgtgtgtgtgtgtgtgtgttagagatgcACGATACTAAATTAATCAGccaataccgataaccgattattcagagtgatatcggctgataccgataactgatactaatagttctgccttttatgtcttcttataaattaataatgattgatttaaaagaattttgaaggaaatggaaataaaaactttattttttccatttcaacaacttgtttcacagtaactggtctcataaacagaaaacacattactctaatcaacattaacacatgaactcaattctgaagattaaatgaagatttcttaacttattgaatgttattaattcatattaatattgactgaattctaaaaaacctcctgttagtctcacattcactcaccacagacaaaagcatttctacttcatcactgaacatcaaactggtaatatataatatcaactttttctgcccaatatatactttttttgtcaactcatcttcatttaaatctttcacggtgtactggcccttaaATTCAGCATGAGGGCGAGTGGGGGGGCGGGGTTTGACTCTAC
This genomic window contains:
- the sstr3 gene encoding somatostatin receptor type 5, with amino-acid sequence MDVSSVDPSAVAELWNNISLSGYFFNETFLNETFFKETFLKETFSNDLCLTRLNISNSTNGTCAGSQSGISIAGVLIPLIYIIVCIIGLGGNTLVIHIVLHYSKTESVTNIYILNLAIADELFMLSLPFLAVQNAMTSWPFGSFMCRLVMTVDGINQFTSIFCLTVMSIDRYLAVVHPIRSSRWRRPQVAKAVNGSVWAMSFIVVLPMVVFAGVFENGGTCNINWPETCSICRAAFIIYTSTVGFFFPLLVICMCYLLIVFKIRSSSKKVHATSNKRRKSERKVTRMVVIVVAVFVFCWLPFYALNIINLIVFPPPSELQGFYYFVVVLSYANSCANPIVYSFLSDNFKRGFRKALCRSSRKVESHEPAERQEQEERRQILMPRESLRRAVREDEDEDEEEDREEVTEMTEICKITQNGNGSAQCTRALLSERPLAPGLSEPSSPRGDGIGKGPGFGTNTALLNGVKNGNVKPLPEEPVEKNTSLEISYL